In Pseudomonadota bacterium, the genomic stretch CGCGGCACGATGCAATGCCCGATCCCGGCCAAGAGATCGGGCACACGGTCCCGGCTTAGCGCGGCGATGCGTCTCGGATCGTTGATGACGGGCCGGCTCTGGCTCTGGATGAAGCGATGGGCGTTGGCGAGCACGCTCTGCGCCTCGTCGGATTCACCCATCGCGGTGAATATCACGTCGTAGGGCGGCAATTCCGGCACCTCGCCCGCCTCGGCAGTCATATAGTATTTGTGCTGGGTGTATTTGGTGCGATCGAGAATGAACTCCATCGGCGCGTTGGCGAACCAGGTTCCGTCGGCATAGAGAATGAGGATCCGCGCCTGCGGCTCGGGGCGGCTGCAGGGCTCGGTGAAGACGCGCTGGATCGCCAACGCCTTGCGCTGATGGGCAAGCGCCGTCGGCCGGTCGCCGATGAGCTGCGCCACGCTGTGGATGCCGAGATGCACCACGGCAAAATCCGGCTGGATCGCGACCGCGCGGCGGTAGGCCCGCAATGCCGTGTCGAAGACGCAGATCTCGGCATCGAGATTGCCGAGGCAGGCATGCAGCCCGGCAAAGCCCGGATCGAGCACGAGGCCGCGCCGATAGGAGGCTGCCGCGTCAGTGGTGCGGCCCAAGGTCCTGAGGCAATTGGCGAGCCCGGCATGGGGCTCGGCACGCAGAGGATCCAGCGTGAGCGAACGGCGGCAGGCGGCGATCGCACTCGCCATGGCCCCTTCATTGCCGTTGAGCAAGCCCAGATCGCAATGGGCTTCGGCGAAGTCCGGCCTCGCCGCAAGCGCCTTGCGAAAAGCCAGCATCGCCTCGGGGGCGCGACCGAGAGCGGTCAAGGCGGTGCCCAGATTCTGCTGCGCGATGGCGAGGTCCGGCTGCAGCCTCACCGCGTGCCGCAGAATGGCGGCCGCCTCCTCCGGCTGGTTCAGCCGATGCAGCAGGCTTCCGAGATTGTTCAGGACCGGCGGATCGTCGGGCGCGATCCGGATGGAGCGACGATAGAAGCGGACCGCCGCCGCAAGGGCCCCCATGGTCTTGGCGACCAGGCCGAGATTGCCATGCGCGGCCGCGTATCCGGGCTCGAGCGCGATCACGCGCCTGAACATCAGGTGCGAGCCCGCGACCTCGCCGATCTGCACGCCGATCGTGCCCATGAGGAACGAGGCGAGGGCGAGGTCGGTGCCGGCGTCCAGGAGTTCTCGGCATACGACGGCGGCAGGGACGAGATTGCCGGCTCGAAAAAGCGCCAGCGCCGCCTGAAACTTGCTCGATGTCATCTGTCGGAGAAACTAGATGCGCGCCGTTCGGCAGTCAAAGCGCCATTACTCTTGACTTACAAGATTTTTATGCCGAGCACCGGCACGGTCATTGAGAACGACGACATTTCAGCACGAATTGGTTAAGGGATTATTTAGAATGATTGCCGCCGCGCTGATATTCCTCTGTATATCAGGGGCCGCCGATGACACCGCGCAGAGTCGCGCCGGACCAGTCGGCGCCCTTCAGCTTGGCTCCGCTCAGGTCGGCATCGGTCAGGTTGGCGTTCGACAGGTTCGCATCCTCGAGGATCGCCGCCGACAGCTTCGCATCGACGAGGCTCGCATAGGATAGATCGGCCTGGCGCAGATCGGCTTGCATCACGCGGCCGGTCTTCTCCCCGCGCTGATTCAGGATGTCGAGCGGCACGAGCAGCGCTGCATCGAGATTGGCTTGGATCAGGATGGCCCCGGAGAGCCGGCACCCCGACAGGTCGGCGCCGCGCAGATTGGCGCCCGTCGCATTGCAGCCGGACAGGTCGGCGCCCTTCAAGCGTGCCCCGGCAAAGCTGCAGTGCCGCAGATCGCAGCCGAAAAGCACCGAGGCGCTGAGATCGACCGAGGAGAAATCGAAATTCGATAGATCGGCATCCCGCAGTTGCGCCTGCGTGCCGGAGCGACCGCTGGTTGCAAGCCATTGCTTATGTTCGGCCAGAACCTTTCGGATCGTATTCTCCCGTTCCTCCGCCTTCGGATCTTTGATTCTGATGCCCCGGAGATCGGCGCCGGTGAGATCGCAGGTGGTCAGGTCGACATCCACCAGGGATGCCTCGCGCAGATCGCAACGCGTCAGCTTGGCGTTCTTGAGATTGGCGCCATCGAGAATGGCGCCGACGAGCTTGGCGCCGGTAAGCGTGGCGTTGGCGAGGATGGCGCCCCGGAGGTTGGTCTTGCCCATGGACGCATTGGAAAGATCGGCGCGCCGGAGGCTCGCCTCGGACATCTCGGCTTCGTCCAGCCGGGAGCCGACGAGCGAGGCCTCGTCGAGCTCGGCTTTGAACATGTTCACCACCTGCGGAGTCTTCTTGCCGTGATCCATGATGACGCCGGCCCTGAGATCGGCCCCGCTCAGAACTGCCGATAGAAGCAGCGAGCGCTGAAAGTTCGAGCCCCGCAAGTCGGCTTTGGTGAAGTCCGCCCTGGTCAGATTGGCGCGGCTAAAGTCCGCGCCGAAGGCGTCGACGCGAAGGAATTTCGTCTCGATCGCCGAGGCCTCGCGAAAGACCGCTCCGGCGAGGACGGCATCGGTAAAGATGACGTTGTTCAGCAGCAGCCGGGAAAAGTCGTGATTCTTCGCCAGCAGACGGACACCCCGGCCGGTGGCGACGTAGAGCGCGTGCTGCTTGAGGAAGGTCTCCAGCGCCGGCGGGACCTGAGAGTATTGCCGGACCGTGGTCATTGCACCGCACCAGCTCCAACGTTTACCGCGGATTTGACGATCTAGGCAGATCTGATCGGGAGGGGCGCCGAAGGACGTACCGAGCATATTCTAAAAAGCGCATAAAAAACCCAACATATTTCTGATAATGCGCGTGACAGTGACGTTTGGCCCCCTCGCCCCTTCCCCCGACGGCCAGGATAGCCACGGTTTATTAAGCTCGGCTTAACCAAGATGAACGCATACTCAAAGATGCCCGCTGCGGCGGTACCAAGTAGAGACCTGCAGCTTGACGTGGCCAAACGAGGCCACGGCGCGTTGACGGGGGATGGCGGCCAGTGACACCAGGAAAACTCCTAGGCGCCTTCGGTCGAGGCGCGCGTGGGAGCGCAGCCGCTCGGGGACGAATGGCCGGGGTGGCCAAACGCGGCATGGGCCGGGCCTATGGCCGCCTTGAAGCAGCGCTGCCCGCGATCGGCACGTGGCTGCTCATCCTGCTGGGCGTCGGCATCTACGGGACCGCGGTGGCGCTGGCAGGGATCGCGGTCTTTCGCGACTACCTGCCGGAATGGTTCATGGACTGGGTCCATGACTTCTTCTTTGCCGGCAACCGCAAGGTCGACCTGACGCTGCAGCTCCTGGAAGACTGGGGGCTGATCGACCTCCTCAAGAACACCGTGGTCGGCGCCGTGGTTTTCTGCGTGGCGCTTTTCGGTCTGCTGATCCTCGTGCACCTGGTCATCCTCTGGTCGCGAAACCGCAAGCGCAAGCGGCTGGAGGCGGCGGCGAAGGCGCTCAGGATGCCGCGCATCCGCTTGAAGCGTCCGCTGACGGTCACCATCGAGGAGGAGGGCAGCGAGACGCTGCACCGCTACCACGTTCAGATCGAGCTCGTGGTGAAGAAGAAGGACGACATTCAGCCGGTGATCGCCACCCTGTCGAACCTGAAGGTCTATCTGTTGAGGAGCGCCGACGCGGTCATTCGCGCCTCCTATGCCAAGGTCGATCAAGAGGCGATGGCGCAGGCGCTTACCCGCGCGGCGAAAGACTCGACCGGTGCGGCGATCGACCGCGTCGAGGTCGGCCACATCACCTATTTGAAAGTCGACAAGACGACCGGAACCGTCATTTCCGGCCGCAGTCCGCAGGCGGCCGCCGCCACCGCGGCTGCGGAGCAGGCAACCCCTGACACGCCCACGACGCCGTCAGGTCAGACCGCTCCGGCAGCGACTGCCGGAGCTGCAAACGGCCGGGTCGCTCTCCGGCGCCGGCCTGTGTCAATGGCCATCAGCCGTCCCGGCGCCGTCATTGCGCGGATCCTCCCGAAGGAACCGCCCCAGGATGCCGCTCCCGCAGCACAAGCGGCCGCGCCAGGCAGCGAAGCCGCACCGGCCGAGGCCGAGAAAGCGCCGGCGCCTGGCGAAGCGAGCGTGGTGCCCAAGACCGCGGAGGATGTCGAGGTCGAGGAAGACCCCGAGGAGGAGCCCGCTCCGCCCGGTCTCGGCGTCGACATCAAGAAGCTCAAGGAAGTCATGTCCAGCCTCAGATCCTGAGGTTTCTCGACATCATCGCCACCGTCTCCAGCAGTGCCCGAGCAAGCCGGCAGCGAATGGGTGGACAAGCACCCTAATTGGCGGGACAGTAGCCGCCGCATGACTTGACGATCGTCGTCAATGCTCGGATTTCCCGATAATTCCCGGCAATCCGACGCCTCAAAATTGAACAAGGGGGACGACATGAGGGTTGGCTTCGCTCAGATCGCGGGATTTGTCCTCGCTGCGGTTCTGGCAATCGCACCGGCGACCCAAGGCAACGCCCAGACAAGAACCTTGTCCAGCACCTCCTTCAAGGGTGGCGACGGCTCGTTTGATCGCGTGGTCAAGGAAGGGATCGTTCTCGGCATCGCCAGCGATCTGCCGTTCACCTACTACGACGAGAAGACCAAGAAGAACGACGGCATGGATGTGAAGATCATGGAGGAGGTCACCAACCGTCTCGGCATCAAGAACGTGAAATGGGAGCTGGTGCAGTTCGATGCGCTGATCCCCGGCTTGGTGTCCAAGCGTTGGGACGTGGTCGTCGACAACATTCATGAGAACGAGAAGCGCCTTGCCGTCATCAGCTTCACCGGCCCCGCCTATTGGTATGGCTCATCGCTGGCGGTGCAGAAGGGCAATCCGCTCAAGATCCACAGCTGGGACGACATGGCCGGAAAAACCGTGGGCACGGTGCGCGGCAGCTTCAACCAGCAGCTGCTCGAGAACCGGAAGGACCTGAAAGAGCTGAAGCTCTACACCCAGAACGAGGCGGAGATGGCCGATCTCTTGGCCGGCCGCGTCGACGTGCTGATGGAGGACGACATCAAGGTCGGCACCTTCATCAAGGAGCATGCCGGCGTCGGCATCGAGATGGCGTCGGGCTATGCGGCACGGCCGGAAGAGTACGGCTATGCCCGCTACGGCGTGCGCAAGGAGGACGTGGACCTCAACCACGCGATCTCGCGCACCATCGCTGAGATGCGCGGCGACGGCGTCATCGGCAAGATCATCACCGATTACGGCCTGACCCAGCGCAATCTGTGGTACTTCCCGGTCAACTGACCTGACTTTATACGGAGGGGGTGAAGATCACCCCCTCCCTAAAGTCCCACCCCGGGGCGAAGCCGCATCGCTTTCCACAGGGACCGTCGATTGGCGACCCGTCAATTGGCCCCTTGAGCCGCGCCCGGGCGGCGGGCGCCGGTTTCGATCCGCGACCAGTGCTCCAGATATTGCACCATCAGCGAGCCGACATAGGAGATCGCCAGATAGATCACCCCGATGATGGTGAAGATGGTGAAGTACTGGAAGTTGGTGGCGGCAATGATCTGCCCGGTGAAGATCAGCTCCTTGACCGTGATCGTGGAGACCAGCGAGGTGTCCTTGAACAGCGAGATAAAGTAGTTGCCGAGGGGCGGCACCACGATGCGGAGCGCCTGCGGCAGGATGATGTGGCGCATGGTGAGCCAGCGCGACAAGCCCAAAGACTGGGCCGCCTCGTTTTGACCGTGGGCGACCGCCTGGATGCCCGCCCGATACACCTCGGAGAGATAAGCGGCGTAATTCACCGTCAGCCCGATCACACCGGCAAGGAAGGCGGGCAGCCGGAGCCCGAAAGCCGGAAGCACGAAATAGATGTAGAAGAGTTGCAGCAGCGCCGGCGTGCCGCGGATTATCTCGACGTAGATCGTGCTGATGCGCCGAAAGAAGCCGTTGGGGCTGATGCGCATGAGCGCGATGACGAGACCCAGGACGAGGCTCAGAGCCATCACGTAGATGGTCAGCTGGACGCTGATCCAGGCGCCGCCCAGCAGCTCCATGAAGTAGAGTGGAGCGTCGCGGAAATTGAAGAGCGCGATCAGATTCTGCACCGCTGACCTCCTGTGGATTCCTTGCGATTGGACCCGGTGTTTCCCCGCGATGTCGTTGCGGATCATCCGCGGGCCATCGGTGGCGACCGGCCGGACATTCTCGTGGCTGGGGTCGGCAATGGCAATGTCGAGTCCGCGCGCCGGCTCTATCACGACAAACCGCGCGGCGGTGGTCGACTTGAGCCCGCAGTGCTCGCCGGTCGAGGCCATCGGGCTTTCATGCAGGAAGGGCTCTTAGCCGCAGTTCCTGACAGGGTTTGTCAGCTATCGCGGCGTAACCTGAAACATGGCCGTGCTTCCTCGCACCGTTGTTTGGAGATCCCCGATGCCGATGTTGCTCTATTCCGGTCCCTTGAGCCTGTTCGCGCGCAAAGTCGAGATCGCCCTCCACGAAAAGCAGCTCGCCTTCGAGCGGATCATGGTGCCGTTCACCCAGGCAAGCGGCTATTCCCCGAAGCATCCGGCGGTGCTTGCCGCCAATCCAAAGGGACAGGTGCCGGTGCTGGTCGACGGCGATTTGACCCTGTTCGATTCCACAGTCATCTTCGAATACCTGAACGAAGCCTATCCGGAGCCGCCGCTCTACCCGCCCTCCCCTCCGGAGCGCGCGCGGTGCCGCCTCATCGAGCTCAACGCCGATGAAATACTGTTGCCGCCTCTCGTCCGATTGATGAAGCGGACCGAGCCGCCGGATCCGAACCCGGAGCGTCAAAAGCTGCGCGAGGCCGAAGCCGTAGAGGCCGAGCGCACGCTTCTCGGCCACTACGCGCGTCTGGAGGCCGAACTCGCTGACCAGGAATTCTTTTGCGGCCGCTTCTCGGTGGCCGACATCGCCCTGTTCATGAGCATCCTGTTCGCGCTCAGGCTCAGAGGACCGCGGCTGGAGGCCAACAAGGGGCTCGCCCGCTGGTATGAACGAGTCGGGGCACGCCCCTCGGCAGCGCGCATCGCCGCGGAAGTTGCCGCCGCCGACCGCGCCTTGTCTCCGGTGCTGCGAGATTGAGCCCAGACCGGATGCGGCACCGATGACAACACAGGAGCGGAGCGCCTATATTTTCTCCGTCCCAGCGCTGCTTCGAGGCCCTAGCCATGTCGCTCTCGATCCGCCCCATTGACCCCCAGCGGTCCGGCTTTGCCGGCGAGGTATCCGGCATCGACATTGCCGAAGGCGTCACGGCGGCGACCGCGGCGGAAATCGAGGCGGGCATGGACAAATACGCCGTCCTCGTCTTCCGCGACCAGCCGCTGACCGACGATCAGCAATACGCGTTCTCGCAGCATTTCGGGCCGATGGAGACGGCGACGGGCGATCTCACGCGCAAAGCCGAGCGCCGCCTCGACATGCGCTTCAACGACATCTCCAATCTCGACAAGGACGGCAAGCTCAGGGCGCGCGATGATCGCGCGCGACTCTTCTCGCTGGGAAATCTCCTCTGGCACTCGGACAGCTCGTTCAAGCCGACGCCGGCCAAGTTCTCGATCTTGTCGGCGCGGGTGGTGCCGGGCGAAGGCGGCAACACGGAGTTTGCGGACATGCGCCAAGCCTGGGACGCGCTGGACGAGAAGATCAAGCAGGAATGCCGCGACCTCGTCTGCGAGCACAGCCAGATGTATTCGCGCGGCATACTCGGCTTCACCGAGTTCAGCGAGCACGAGCGGGAGGACTCCACGCCGGTGCCGCAGCGCCTGGTCCGCCGGCATCCCAGGACCGGCCGCCTCTCCCTCTACCTATCGGCCCATGCCGGCGTCATCCGCGGTTGGCCGGTGCCGGAGGCACGCGCGTACCTCCGCGATCTGAACGAGCACGCGACCCAGCGGGAATTCATCTACGCGCACACATGGCGGCAGTTCGATCTGGTGATCTGGGACAATCGCGTGGTGATGCACCGGGGCCGGCGCTTCGACCCTACCCAAGTGCGCGACATGCACCGCACCACCGTTGCCGACTCAGCACCCACGCTGGAGCAGTCCGGCCCCTGATACTCGTGGCCGCCGCTCGCCGCCCCTCAGCGCGGGACGAGCTTGCGATAGAGATGCCAGGTGGCATGCCCGAGGACAGGCATGACGATGATCAGCCCGAGAAACAGCGGAATGGATCCGAGCACCAGGCCGGAGGCGACGATCAGCCCCCAAACCGCCATCGGTACGGGATTGGCGAGGACGGCGCTGACCGACGTCCTGACCGCGGTGTCGAGCCCGACATTGCGATCGAGCAGCAAGGGGAACGACACCGTGCCGATCGCCAGCACCACGAGCGCGAAGAGGAACCCGACGCCCATGCCGACGACGATCAAGGTCCAGCCGGGCTGGGTGGTGAGCACGTCGAAGACGAACAAGCCGATCGAGGTCGGCGGCTCCGGACCGAGAGTGAGATCATAGATGATCTGGGCGACGAGCAGCCAGATGAGAAACAGCGCCACCAGCATTAGGCCCAGCACCACGACCGCGCCGAAGGCCGGCGATTGCGTCACGCCGATGGCGTCCGCCCAGGTGATCTGGACGCCCTCTTCCCGTCGACGGCTCATTTCATAGAGGCCGATCGCGGCGAACGGGCCGACCAGGGCGAAGCCCGAGGCCAGCGGGAACAAGAGCGGCAGCATGTCATAGCCGAAGGCGAGCCGCGCCAGAACGAGGCCGACCAAGGGATAGATGAAGCAAAGAAAAATGACGTCGGTGCGGTAGGCGCCGAAATCATCGAGACCCTTCGCCAGGACCTCGCGCAACTCCGCAGTCCGGATCCGGCCGATCGCAGGTGCGGGTGAATGGAGGTTCTCATGGAGACGACGCATGGCGCGGCGCGCCGATCCGAAGGCAAGAGCCGCATCGTTGAGCTGCGCCCATCCCCATTCGATGGGATTTCGGATGGCCATGGTCGTTCCTCCCGAACCGATGGTTCGAGGGACGCGGGCCAGCCGTGGCAGCGCCGCCTCACCGGCCGCCGGTCACGAGAGACCCGCGACCCGCGTAACTCAATTATACTCCCGTCCAGGGTCGGCGTCCTCCGGCATCTCCCCCGCCCGGATCGGTGCCGGACCGATCGGCCACTAACCGCCGCCCTCGCTCCAGACCGGCAGCGTGCCCACACGGCAATCTCCGAGATCCGCGAAGACGCGGTCGTCCGAGGAATGCTCGTGGGACGGAAGGGGGGATCGAGGCAGGCTACTTCGGAAGGGTGGTGCCCAGGGACGGAATTGAACCGCCGACACCATGATTTTCAGTCATGTGCTCTACCAACTGAGCTACCTGGGCCCTGCTCGAAGGACGGACGCTTATAGAAGAAACGGCCGGTCCCTGTCCACTCCCGTCCAAGCGGATAAGGGGCTTCAATCCTCACGGTTCTTGGCCTCGCCGGCGGGCGCCGCCGGATCCTCGTCCTCATCCTCCGAAGGTTGCTTCGCCGGCACGCGGTAGGACTCGTTGAACCAGCGCCCGAGGTCGATATCGGCGCAGCGCCTGGAGCAGAACGGCCGGTAGCGCGGTTCGATTGCCGGCCGCTCGCAGATCGGGCAAAGCAAGGTCTTCTCGACACGCGGCTTGGGTTCGACCATGGCTATCGCGCCACCACCTCGAATTGCTCTGCGCGAAAATCCTTGGCCACCTCGCGCTCGAAGCTCCCCCCGAGGCGCACCTCGGCCTCCTCCCGGCTTGCTCGCCCCTCTTTCTCCAGCCAACGCACGACCTCGCCGGCCGCGCTGAGGCTGAGCCGCTTGCCCGGGTTGGCGCCGGCGGCACGGATGATCGCCCGGAGCGCCTCCAAGCCGACCGTTTCCGTACTCTTGACGGCTCGACGGCGCTCGGTCAGCCGACCCGCCAGCGAGGCGCCGGATCTGGGGCGGATCAGCTCGAAAAGCCCGCTCCGCGTCCAGCCCATGACCTGCACGCTCATGGGATCGTCGGCCACCGTCTCCATCATCGTCGCCACCACCCGGTCGCGATCGCTACGCTCGGAGAGTCTCAGAAAATCCACGACGATCAAGCCACCCAGCGCTCGGAGCCGGACTTGCCGGGCGATCTCTACCGCCGCTTTCAAGTCGATGGCGAGGCGGTCGCGCATTTGCCCGCTCTTCGCATCGACATCGATGGCGACCAAGGCCTCGGTCTCCTCGATGGTGAGCGTTGCTCCGCCCGGCAGCATCACTTGCGGCTCCAGCGCCGCCTCGATCTCCGCCTCGATTCCGAGCGCTTCGAACAGGTTGCCGCCCTGACGCAGCTGGAGCCGATCGACCAGATCCGGCTCCTCCTCTGCGGCCCAGGCGCGGGCTTCGATGAGGAGGTCGGCATCGTCGAAGAGGACCTCGTCGGGCAAGCGATCGCGATCGCCGGCCTCGACCATCGCGGCAATTGCGAGGCTGGCGCGCGCCAGCAGCACCGAGGGCGCCTTGAGGGTTCGGGCGCGCTCCTCGGCTTGGCGCCAGCGTGCGACCAGACGCTCGCGATCGCGCTGCAGCGCTGCTTCGGATTGGCCCGCGGCGGCCGTGCGCAGGAGGGCGCCCAATCCGGTCTCGGCGAGCGCCATCTCCGTCATCGTCCGCAGGCGGTGGCGCTCGGCGCCGGAGATGCGGCGCGACACCATCACCTCCGGGCGCATGGGATTGAGCACGTGGAAGCGGCCCGACAGCCCCACTTGGCGCGTCAGCGTCGGCCCCTTCTCGCCGCGCGCGTCCTGCGCCACCT encodes the following:
- the ehuD gene encoding ectoine/hydroxyectoine ABC transporter permease subunit EhuD, yielding MIRNDIAGKHRVQSQGIHRRSAVQNLIALFNFRDAPLYFMELLGGAWISVQLTIYVMALSLVLGLVIALMRISPNGFFRRISTIYVEIIRGTPALLQLFYIYFVLPAFGLRLPAFLAGVIGLTVNYAAYLSEVYRAGIQAVAHGQNEAAQSLGLSRWLTMRHIILPQALRIVVPPLGNYFISLFKDTSLVSTITVKELIFTGQIIAATNFQYFTIFTIIGVIYLAISYVGSLMVQYLEHWSRIETGARRPGAAQGAN
- a CDS encoding TauD/TfdA family dioxygenase, with protein sequence MSLSIRPIDPQRSGFAGEVSGIDIAEGVTAATAAEIEAGMDKYAVLVFRDQPLTDDQQYAFSQHFGPMETATGDLTRKAERRLDMRFNDISNLDKDGKLRARDDRARLFSLGNLLWHSDSSFKPTPAKFSILSARVVPGEGGNTEFADMRQAWDALDEKIKQECRDLVCEHSQMYSRGILGFTEFSEHEREDSTPVPQRLVRRHPRTGRLSLYLSAHAGVIRGWPVPEARAYLRDLNEHATQREFIYAHTWRQFDLVIWDNRVVMHRGRRFDPTQVRDMHRTTVADSAPTLEQSGP
- a CDS encoding pentapeptide repeat-containing protein translates to MTTVRQYSQVPPALETFLKQHALYVATGRGVRLLAKNHDFSRLLLNNVIFTDAVLAGAVFREASAIETKFLRVDAFGADFSRANLTRADFTKADLRGSNFQRSLLLSAVLSGADLRAGVIMDHGKKTPQVVNMFKAELDEASLVGSRLDEAEMSEASLRRADLSNASMGKTNLRGAILANATLTGAKLVGAILDGANLKNAKLTRCDLREASLVDVDLTTCDLTGADLRGIRIKDPKAEERENTIRKVLAEHKQWLATSGRSGTQAQLRDADLSNFDFSSVDLSASVLFGCDLRHCSFAGARLKGADLSGCNATGANLRGADLSGCRLSGAILIQANLDAALLVPLDILNQRGEKTGRVMQADLRQADLSYASLVDAKLSAAILEDANLSNANLTDADLSGAKLKGADWSGATLRGVIGGP
- the yacG gene encoding DNA gyrase inhibitor YacG; the protein is MLCPICERPAIEPRYRPFCSRRCADIDLGRWFNESYRVPAKQPSEDEDEDPAAPAGEAKNRED
- a CDS encoding transporter substrate-binding domain-containing protein, producing MRVGFAQIAGFVLAAVLAIAPATQGNAQTRTLSSTSFKGGDGSFDRVVKEGIVLGIASDLPFTYYDEKTKKNDGMDVKIMEEVTNRLGIKNVKWELVQFDALIPGLVSKRWDVVVDNIHENEKRLAVISFTGPAYWYGSSLAVQKGNPLKIHSWDDMAGKTVGTVRGSFNQQLLENRKDLKELKLYTQNEAEMADLLAGRVDVLMEDDIKVGTFIKEHAGVGIEMASGYAARPEEYGYARYGVRKEDVDLNHAISRTIAEMRGDGVIGKIITDYGLTQRNLWYFPVN
- a CDS encoding tetratricopeptide repeat protein gives rise to the protein MTSSKFQAALALFRAGNLVPAAVVCRELLDAGTDLALASFLMGTIGVQIGEVAGSHLMFRRVIALEPGYAAAHGNLGLVAKTMGALAAAVRFYRRSIRIAPDDPPVLNNLGSLLHRLNQPEEAAAILRHAVRLQPDLAIAQQNLGTALTALGRAPEAMLAFRKALAARPDFAEAHCDLGLLNGNEGAMASAIAACRRSLTLDPLRAEPHAGLANCLRTLGRTTDAAASYRRGLVLDPGFAGLHACLGNLDAEICVFDTALRAYRRAVAIQPDFAVVHLGIHSVAQLIGDRPTALAHQRKALAIQRVFTEPCSRPEPQARILILYADGTWFANAPMEFILDRTKYTQHKYYMTAEAGEVPELPPYDVIFTAMGESDEAQSVLANAHRFIQSQSRPVINDPRRIAALSRDRVPDLLAGIGHCIVPRVHRLTGAQLARNGAALLGERGLAFPVVIRPVGSQAGENLSKLDHAPELDTYLAKQTATDFYVMPFVEYAGPDGYYRKYRIVFVDGRPFPYHLALSQSWMVHYYSSGMRVHDWMRDEEHKFLADIDQVFLPPLDKALLEIGRRIGLDYFGIDCAITPDGRLLVFEADVAIIVHLFDSIEMFPYKHRYVPLLFQAVERMIQSKIAADSSS
- a CDS encoding ribonuclease E/G, producing the protein MTGGLTLAVERGPGETRIAMLEDGLLVEIEHERLDRASQLGAVLVGRVIRVDAELGAAFIDVGGERPGFLQERAEDLPPEGQTAIVQVAQDARGEKGPTLTRQVGLSGRFHVLNPMRPEVMVSRRISGAERHRLRTMTEMALAETGLGALLRTAAAGQSEAALQRDRERLVARWRQAEERARTLKAPSVLLARASLAIAAMVEAGDRDRLPDEVLFDDADLLIEARAWAAEEEPDLVDRLQLRQGGNLFEALGIEAEIEAALEPQVMLPGGATLTIEETEALVAIDVDAKSGQMRDRLAIDLKAAVEIARQVRLRALGGLIVVDFLRLSERSDRDRVVATMMETVADDPMSVQVMGWTRSGLFELIRPRSGASLAGRLTERRRAVKSTETVGLEALRAIIRAAGANPGKRLSLSAAGEVVRWLEKEGRASREEAEVRLGGSFEREVAKDFRAEQFEVVAR
- a CDS encoding glutathione S-transferase family protein; translated protein: MLLYSGPLSLFARKVEIALHEKQLAFERIMVPFTQASGYSPKHPAVLAANPKGQVPVLVDGDLTLFDSTVIFEYLNEAYPEPPLYPPSPPERARCRLIELNADEILLPPLVRLMKRTEPPDPNPERQKLREAEAVEAERTLLGHYARLEAELADQEFFCGRFSVADIALFMSILFALRLRGPRLEANKGLARWYERVGARPSAARIAAEVAAADRALSPVLRD
- a CDS encoding DUF2189 domain-containing protein, whose protein sequence is MAIRNPIEWGWAQLNDAALAFGSARRAMRRLHENLHSPAPAIGRIRTAELREVLAKGLDDFGAYRTDVIFLCFIYPLVGLVLARLAFGYDMLPLLFPLASGFALVGPFAAIGLYEMSRRREEGVQITWADAIGVTQSPAFGAVVVLGLMLVALFLIWLLVAQIIYDLTLGPEPPTSIGLFVFDVLTTQPGWTLIVVGMGVGFLFALVVLAIGTVSFPLLLDRNVGLDTAVRTSVSAVLANPVPMAVWGLIVASGLVLGSIPLFLGLIIVMPVLGHATWHLYRKLVPR